A genomic window from Aphelocoma coerulescens isolate FSJ_1873_10779 chromosome 30, UR_Acoe_1.0, whole genome shotgun sequence includes:
- the LOC138100246 gene encoding LOW QUALITY PROTEIN: EF-hand and coiled-coil domain-containing protein 1-like (The sequence of the model RefSeq protein was modified relative to this genomic sequence to represent the inferred CDS: inserted 3 bases in 2 codons) produces the protein MEPPEGWDPYRWPARRTQWLVSALAYHYGLDHGVENEIVVXLDQYLQEIFHHLDCAGAGRTTISFSTLCQVLGLEEAADPEECAGLWDGLSAELTFRQFHARLCGHFSTRVGGAGPRLPPGRESEHIKTQMRLRSPRRADPVSRGAAGSAERRPPGPCSRECYEEIVALEQAEDCIAKLEEENGSLRELVEDTRAALQSSDARCLALQVGLQKSHASHKEEGTCFVGRERPLTQKHSQTKCLQSVLKEMELIRSSRDGQIEGAFKFSQELERELKSSQEALVSLEDCNRNLKREQGETRRKVEEARHAILNSLGKVKELKXKANEVPHLQIHVQQLESQLQHYR, from the exons ATGGAGCCGCCTGAGGGCTGGGACCCCTACAGGTGGCCGGCCCGGCGCACGCAGTGGCTGGTCAGCGCCCTCGCCTACCACTACGGGCTGGACCACGGCGTGGAAAACGAGATCGTCGT CCTGGACCAGTACCTGCAGGAGATCTTCCACCACCTGGACTGCGCCGGGGCGGGCCGCACGACGATCTCGTTCTCCacgctgtgccaggtgctggggctggaggaggcGGCGGACCCCGAGGAGTGCGCGGGGCTGTGGGACGGGCTCTCGGCCGAGCTCACCTTCCGCCAGTTCCACGCGCGGCTCTGCGGCCACTTCAGCACCCGCGtgggcggcgcggggccgcggctGCCGCCAGGCCGGGAGAGCGAGCACATCAAGACCCAGATGCGcctgcgcagcccccgccgcgccGACCCCGTCAGCCGCGGAGCCGCGGGCAGCGCCGAGCGGCGGCCGCCGGGGCCCTGCTCCCGAGAGTGCTACGAGGAGATCGTGGCGCTGGAGCAGGCCGAGGACTGCATCGCcaagctggaggaggagaacgGCAGCCTGCGGGAGCTGGTGGAGGACACGCGGGCCGCCCTGCAGAGCAGCGACGCGCGGTGCCTGGCGCTGCAG GTGGGACTGCAGAAGAGCCATGCCAGCCATAAAGAGGAGGGAACCTGTTTCGTAGGGAGGGAGAGACCATTAACACAGAAGCACTCCCAGACCAAGTGCCTCCAAAGTGTCCTGAAGGAAATGGAGCTCatccggagctccagggatgggcagatTGAAGGAGCATTCAAGTTCAgtcaggagctggagagggagctGAAGAGCTCTCAGGAAGCTCTGGTCAGCCTGGAAGACTGCAACCGTAACCTGAAGAGGGAGCAGGGGGAGACGAGGAGGAAGGTGGAAGAGGCCAGACACGCCATCCTCAACAGTCTTGGCAAAGTGAAGGAGCTGA AGAAAGCTAACGAGGTGCCACATCTGCAAATACACGTTCAGCAGCTGGAATCACAACTGCAGCACTACAGGTAG